The following nucleotide sequence is from Primulina tabacum isolate GXHZ01 chromosome 2, ASM2559414v2, whole genome shotgun sequence.
CTCAATAATCTCATCCAATGCTTTATCACTCTGCTCAACATCCTCCAACtttaaatcaataatctcatcgTTCTTCTTAGAAACCAATGATCTTGTGACTACATGTAAAATACTTTCTCGCTCTAGTTCAACACATTTCATTTTCAACATTTTCAGTTCatccttttgtttttttaaaatttttacaaaTTTTCTCACTTGAGATCTACCATTTTCCAGCTCAGTTGCATGTTTTATGTCCAACAACTCCCTCTCCTCAGAAAATGGTGCAATTGGTAGAACCTGTTCAAcagtacaaaaaaaaatatttctgtcAGTTCATCCATCCATTATATTTACAAAGCGAGATTACTTAAAATGAACTCGGATGAAATAAGACCAACTTGGGTTGAATCTATGGAATTCAATAGTGATTCAGCTCCAACAAACTTCAATGGAATCTTGCTTTCCACCCATCGAAACAACCGAGGGAAAACATGTAAACCGGTGCACACTCCTAAGACTGGAACACTCTCATATACCCACGCCTAAAACAAATAAGAAAATCGAAAAATTATTAAGAACAAAATTGtgtttcataaaaataaaacacaatACTAACCATTAAACCAACAGTGCTTCCGTCTAAATAGGTTTTACTTCCGACGTCACGTAAACCTCGGCACAAAAATCGGAAGGCAGCATCTCCCCAAGCATACTCGGAAAAAGTCGAAAGGTCATCGAGATAAGGGAAAATAAAACCAGGAGTTGAATAATTACAAGTTGGGAATATTATGCAGTTGAAAACAAACAAGATAAAAAAACGAACAAAATCATCGACTTCACTGCTATCATCACTGGCAGCAAGCGAActtagttttttaaaaatatctgcACGTCTGGCATTCGTcacttttccttcaaaatgaCGAGACAAAAATTTGGAATCCACTTTCAGGTCCAAATCAACAGGTTATCCAACATGACGCAGCCCGAGAATAAGAGAGAAATCCGCTGAAGTAAAAGGTATTGAGATATCTTCACCAACAACTAACGAGCACGAATCAAACTGAAATCTATTGAGAACATAATCAATTCTTGAACTACTTATCGCAAGGACAGGAATATCGATCCACTTCGCAAAAGGCGTATCTTTTATCCTCCCAATTTGTTGCTCACCTAAGACAGGCTTCAGTTTTTTCATCACGAATTTAAAGAAATGGGGAGAACAACGTGAAAGTAGCTTTGAACATAATGCATTTTCATCCTTCTGCTCATCACCAGATTCAACAAGGTTCTTCTCAACAACAAACTCTACATTAAAAAATGAGAACAAGATAAGGCATCTATCTCTGATgtatatctatatttatatatcagaacctgaattttttttttacaaagaaTCTAGGctaaatatatacacaaataCAGAGAGTCGATGAACTATCAATCATATCACTATTACCATAAAAATAACGTGGTCATTGGGGATAATTGGTTCATAAAGCCATCACTTTTTAACATGATTTATAAACTTCATCTGTAATCTTCAGAAATAAtgcaatataattaaataaccaaTTTCAGAACAATATGAAAAAGAGAACCCTAGAAATTAGGGATAAATGTGCCTAATCAATGGGAAAACAATTCGAGCGCTCACTGTCCTAACAAGAACCAAAATTacgaaacaaaataaaaaagaaatatacAGACCTGATTTCCGCGTTCTCTGCTTTCTCTCTTTCACAACTTTCTTCACTATCTTCTTTTGTGGTGATTTACTTGTCCTTCTCTCCTTTGCTTCTATACTCTTCTTCGGATTCTTGTACTCAAGTGTTTTACCCATTTTGTCTCTCTGTTGTTCGCTTTCTTTGCCAATGTTTTCCTTCGATTCACAGTGGTTTGAAGTAGATAGAGTTTGGGAGACGTTGGGATTTCTGAGGAGATGTCGGGAAGATACAAGAGGGAAGGGAAAAAAAGAAATACAAAGGCTGTTTAAGGGTTTTCAAAAAATATCAAGGGCAAAAATGTAACTTCATGCGATTTAGGTACCTGAAACATATATTAAAATGGGTCAGGGAGTTTAAAACGATTTTTTCTGACACGGGGACTGAAAAAACATTTTTGTTTGCTTTTGGGGATTTTTGAGGAGTTTGCccatttattattaaaaaaaattattgatttaagTTTCTTTGTGTGTGTTCAAAATATTGAACCATTTTTAACAtcgaataatataatataatataaatttggaTTTAGGAATAAAATATAGGGTAGTCTAGTTCGATGATAAAATGTTACAAATATTGAAAtgtattaaattaataaataataacttATAAATTATACAATTtaataaacaaatttttttagatGACACTCTACTTGAATATATAACATAACATAAAATGTGACAAATACCATCCcccaatattttcaaaagttaGTGTTGAATCATTCTGATACTTTTGAAAGTCGTGATTCAAAAAAtggttatttattttatcaaactTTTTTTGAAGTATTAACatttgattatatatttttttacctcaatattcaaatttattttgTGAGATTTGTTCctcaatataaaattttaaaataaaattgctAAGATATGATAAAATTGGTGTCATTAAGCACTTCCACTGCGAAACAAAAATCTGCATTAATCTGCAATTGCAAGAAAGATGTCTTCTTTTTATACACTTCTCCGCCTATATAAGTCCGATTCCCATTCTATCTTCTTCAGCCTGTCGTTTCTATGTCCACGAATCCTATTCGATACCCATCTTTGCTGCATCAGCCCTTATTCAAGCCTACGAAGCTCTCCTCTCAAACCATGGCCACTTGTCTACGCTCTTCCAGAACGGAAACTCCCCAGACTAATCCCAAGATTGATGACCGTGATTTCAATAATTATGTAAAATACTGCAGACCCAATTTCCCTGATCTTGTTTCTTGCGTGCCCATTCCGGGAAAAACGTCGAATATCCTCCGCACGAGCACACACACTGTTTTGGAAGAAGCTAACGTCGACCCTGATGCAAAGATTGGTGATTTATGGCTACGGATGAAGGACGAAGCTAAGTCAGATGTTGAGCAGGAGCCCATTTTGTCAAATTGGTATTTCTGTTCAATTTTGTACCATGAATCCATGGAGAGTGCCCTAGCGAATCATCTTTCTATGAAATTGAGCGATTCTAGTTTGCCTAGCGGTACCCTTTATGATCTTTTCCTTGGGGTTCTCTTGGGGGATCAAGAAATTGTGAGAGCAGCTCATGATGATTTGAAGGCAGTTAAGCAAAGGGACCCGGCTTGTATCAGCTACGTTCATTGCTTCTTAAATTTCAAAGGATTCTTGGCATGCCAGGCTCACAGGATAGCGCATCATTTATGGTCTGAGGGGAGAAAAATCTTGGCTCTGTTGATACAAAATAGAGTGTCCGAAGTTTTTGCAGTGGATATTCATCCAGGAGCCAAGATTGGTAGAGGAATTTTACTCGATCATGCGACAGGTGTTGTGATTGGAGAAACCGCAGTAATTGGGGATAATGTATCAATCTTGCATAATGTGACATTAGGTGGCACTGGGAAGGCCTCTGGTGATCGGCACCCGAAGATTGGCGATGGTGTCTTAATTGGTGCAGGGACTTGTGTTTTGGGAAATGTTAAAATTGAAGACGGGGCTAAGATTGGTGCAGGATCAGTGGTGTTGAAGCAAGTGCCTGCTAGAACTACTGCTGTAGGAAATCCTGCTAGATTGATTGGTGGGAAGAAGAATCCGATTAAGCTAGATAAAATACCTAGCTTGACAATGGACCACACATCACATATATCTGAGTGGTCTGACTATGTTATTTAGAGCGACTACATTTGTATCTGTCTTATTTAGACTGTAGAACCGTGAGATGATTTCTTTATGCTTTAATGAGAGAACTTGAGTGCTCCTATTAACATAGATTTATCCGGGTATCTAAGCTGTTAAATTGCTCAAAATGAGCCTAAATCGGGCTTGTTAGTTCTGTATTGTGGTAACTGGAGCAATGTGTAATCATATTTTGAAGAAATAGAAACTCCGGCTATTTACAGGCTTTATGCACTTGTTATTGTCTTATCAAATATTTCTTACCATGGTTTGCTGTCGCTGAACTGTTTAGATACAACTAGAAATTAATGCTTCAGTTTTCTTTTGAGCCTGCTTCGTGAGCGAATATGTTTCGGAGAATACTAAACAAAGTACTACTGACATGACTGCGTTTGTTCAAAACCTGTTAAGATCAAATGCAAACTTGGTTTCGGATAATTTATGAATCCGTCATTTCTAAAATTGACAAGATGGGGAACAGGATTGATGAGTTGGAACAGAGCATCAATGATCTTAGAACCGAGATGGGTCAAGAAGGTTCCCCGTCTCCTTCAGCTTCACTAAAGGTTAAAGAATAACCCAAGTCGATTGatgatatttaataaaattagcCACTAGATTTCACAAGTTTTGTTGGATGTTACTTTTGCTTTGTTATGGTTTTAACCATAGGAGCTGTTGTATTTCCGTTCTCTGTATCCGTTTTCAAATCTCATAGACATATGCTATGGATGGCCTTGAGCCACTTTCTGAGCACAGATTTCTGGAGCATGTAAAATTTTGTGCTAAGTGTGTGTATCCTGCGAAACTATTTCCGGATGATACATTATTCTTATTTATgttagttaaaaaaaaaagcttGTTTCTTGATTCTTGTTTATATTTGTTTGATAGTTTCTCCGGGTAAGGTATTGTTGATTATACATGAACAATTATTTACCCTTGATATATCTACCATCGAaccaaattatttatttttggatcttGGTGAAAATACAGAACAGAATTGTCAGCATTAAAAAATATCTCCACCGCCTCGGAGGTTATCACTTCATTGCGTCCTCTTCTTTGACGTTTTCAACGGCCGGGCTTGTGATTGTTTATGGGCGAACGGGACTTGGGAGCAGGGTCTGGTGTTTTGGTTGGTTTTGTGTTAGTTATTGGTTCTGTTGTGCTTGGATTATGCTTTAGGTGGATGGTCGTGATGAAGATCGATGGGTAACTTTGGTTTGTTCGGGTTGAGATGTTTTTGGCCACATATGTTTTGTTGGTCtggtttcatttttttttcacatACTACCTTAGTGCTGTGTAATCAATAGTTTTCCTTCACATAGATGTTTCTTAATGTCTTCTTCACATGTTGCCTGAATCTACTAAGCTAGGAATTAGTAGAATTTTTGCATCCTCTGTTCTCTGTACGTCCACTTATCGCTTCCTTTTTGCAGGGACCAGAAAATTGGATATAGCCgtaaaaagattgcttggtatAAACAACTCACTTCTTGGTCTTCAACCCCCCTCAGTTACTACAACCCAGACAATCCTCATATGGTGTATGAAAAAAAGGTCAGATTGTATGAGAAGCTTATTTGCAAAATCCAAGGGCGATAACTTAACAAGCTTGCTAAAAAAAGACTGAATTGCTTTTGAGTTATTGGCTTGTCCAACCCATCAGTGTTCATGAGTCGTTCGTTCAGCTGTCCAAAAAGTGAATAGAATGAGTAAGGCTAACTCAACTGCGGCACCTTCTCTGAGAACAGTGAAGCTCTCTTCTAGGCGTGTTTCATTAATATCTTTTGCTGATGGTTGCAGTAGTAATAATTACGAGCATCTCTCCTTTTCGACATTGGAGTTAGTGAAACTCGCAAAAAAAGCGTGCATTTCGTAGTTAGTTGTCTCATactctaaaatttttaattcaaatcacaTGTACGCGCCTATGTTACATGTGATTTgcattaaaaaatttaacattttattattaaaacagaTTATGATACAAAAAGTTAGTTATTTTAAAGGTCATATACTTAATAATATATTA
It contains:
- the LOC142531714 gene encoding serine acetyltransferase 1, chloroplastic-like, with protein sequence MSTNPIRYPSLLHQPLFKPTKLSSQTMATCLRSSRTETPQTNPKIDDRDFNNYVKYCRPNFPDLVSCVPIPGKTSNILRTSTHTVLEEANVDPDAKIGDLWLRMKDEAKSDVEQEPILSNWYFCSILYHESMESALANHLSMKLSDSSLPSGTLYDLFLGVLLGDQEIVRAAHDDLKAVKQRDPACISYVHCFLNFKGFLACQAHRIAHHLWSEGRKILALLIQNRVSEVFAVDIHPGAKIGRGILLDHATGVVIGETAVIGDNVSILHNVTLGGTGKASGDRHPKIGDGVLIGAGTCVLGNVKIEDGAKIGAGSVVLKQVPARTTAVGNPARLIGGKKNPIKLDKIPSLTMDHTSHISEWSDYVI
- the LOC142537910 gene encoding uncharacterized protein LOC142537910, with the protein product MAWVYESVPVLGVCTGLHVFPRLFRWVESKIPLKFVGAESLLNSIDSTQVLPIAPFSEERELLDIKHATELENGRSQVRKFVKILKKQKDELKMLKMKCVELERESILHVVTRSLVSKKNDEIIDLKLEDVEQSDKALDEIIEEQWEEARQLDKERVADSAK